One segment of Tamlana crocina DNA contains the following:
- a CDS encoding IS256 family transposase, with protein MKKEDFLNDDFLKQFKTGDELTSFLKSIQKRGIEKMLEGELDAHLDYERHQQSDNSNTRNGYASKKIKTALGETNIKVPRDREASFNPMLVPKRTNMVDGIENVIISLYAKGMSNSDIEEQIREVYDFDVSTSTISRITDKVTNDIVAWQNRPLEPVYLITWMDGIVFKVRENSKVINKTMYIAVGLRRDGKKEVLGLWLGKNESATFWMSVLTDMKARGVQDLLITATDNLNGFTDTIKNVFPESKTQICVVHQIRNACRYVVWKDKKEFTKDMKSIYDAPTKSAAKAALEDFAQKWEHKYSYAIKSWRDNWEELTAFYEFPLEIRKIIYTTNLIENLNGKIRKYTKNKLSFPTDEAVMKSTFLAIREATKKWSMPIRNWGIILNQFLTIFEKRVRL; from the coding sequence ATGAAGAAAGAAGATTTTCTAAACGACGACTTTTTAAAACAGTTCAAAACAGGAGACGAACTAACCTCCTTTCTAAAATCCATCCAAAAGCGGGGCATTGAAAAGATGCTTGAAGGCGAGCTTGATGCGCATCTGGATTATGAAAGGCACCAACAATCCGATAACAGCAATACCCGTAACGGTTACGCTTCCAAAAAGATAAAAACGGCATTGGGCGAGACCAATATTAAAGTTCCCAGAGACCGAGAAGCCTCTTTTAACCCCATGCTCGTCCCTAAACGCACCAACATGGTCGATGGCATAGAAAATGTGATTATCAGCCTTTATGCTAAGGGCATGAGTAATTCCGATATCGAAGAACAGATCCGTGAAGTCTACGATTTTGATGTATCCACATCCACCATATCCCGCATCACGGATAAAGTTACCAATGATATTGTTGCCTGGCAGAACAGGCCATTGGAGCCCGTATATTTAATTACTTGGATGGATGGCATTGTATTTAAGGTTCGGGAGAACTCCAAAGTCATTAACAAAACCATGTACATTGCCGTAGGACTACGTAGAGACGGTAAAAAGGAAGTCCTAGGGCTTTGGCTGGGTAAGAATGAATCGGCGACCTTTTGGATGAGTGTACTAACCGATATGAAAGCCAGAGGCGTTCAGGATTTGCTTATCACGGCCACAGATAATCTTAACGGTTTTACCGACACCATTAAAAACGTTTTTCCTGAATCCAAGACCCAAATCTGTGTGGTGCATCAAATTAGAAATGCTTGTCGCTATGTGGTTTGGAAGGACAAGAAGGAGTTTACAAAGGATATGAAAAGCATCTATGATGCACCTACCAAAAGCGCAGCAAAAGCCGCTCTGGAGGACTTTGCCCAGAAATGGGAACACAAGTACTCTTACGCTATTAAAAGCTGGAGGGACAACTGGGAAGAACTTACAGCTTTCTATGAATTCCCTTTAGAAATCAGAAAAATCATTTACACTACGAACCTTATTGAAAACCTTAATGGAAAAATCAGAAAATACACTAAAAACAAACTCTCATTCCCAACAGATGAAGCTGTTATGAAATCCACTTTTTTAGCCATTAGAGAGGCTACCAAGAAATGGTCGATGCCCATTAGGAACTGGGGCATTATTTTAAACCAGTTTTTGACTATATTTGAAAAAAGGGTCCGGCTTTAA
- a CDS encoding IS3 family transposase: MSQRRYGSTRIAEQLKRKGHLISRCRVAKTMKGNNWVSKHKRKFKATTDPNHSYPVCRNLLNRNFNPNRLNEAWVSDITYIQTNQGWLYLTNIIDLFDRQVVGWSLSTSLHTGQTVVPAWKMPTGKRKISNNLIFHSDRGIQYASKTFTTFIKSNPLVTQSMSRKGKCWDNSVAESFFKTFKVELVYDDGFKTMEQAKTAVFEYIEIWYNRKRLHSYLVYKTPCEVELEDTIPKSV, from the coding sequence CTGAGCCAACGGCGTTATGGCTCAACAAGAATAGCGGAGCAACTAAAGCGAAAGGGCCACCTTATATCCAGGTGCAGAGTGGCTAAAACTATGAAGGGGAACAATTGGGTGAGCAAACACAAAAGGAAGTTTAAGGCCACCACAGATCCCAACCACAGTTACCCTGTTTGCAGAAACCTGCTGAACAGAAACTTTAACCCCAATAGGCTGAATGAAGCTTGGGTCAGCGATATTACATACATCCAGACCAACCAAGGTTGGCTGTACCTAACAAACATTATTGATTTGTTCGACAGGCAGGTTGTTGGTTGGTCATTGAGCACAAGCCTGCATACGGGCCAAACTGTTGTGCCGGCATGGAAAATGCCCACTGGCAAACGAAAAATAAGCAACAATTTAATTTTTCACTCAGACCGAGGGATTCAATACGCCTCAAAAACATTTACAACATTTATCAAATCCAACCCGTTGGTGACCCAATCCATGAGCAGAAAGGGAAAATGTTGGGATAATTCAGTTGCTGAATCCTTCTTCAAAACATTCAAGGTTGAACTTGTCTATGATGATGGTTTTAAAACTATGGAACAGGCCAAGACCGCTGTTTTTGAGTACATCGAAATATGGTACAACAGAAAACGATTACACTCATATTTGGTATATAAAACCCCTTGCGAAGTAGAACTAGAAGACACTATCCCGAAAAGTGTGTAA
- a CDS encoding type II toxin-antitoxin system RelE/ParE family toxin — translation MKIACNGIGENPDVGKEYDEIDKNLLGLKSEKHIIFYKLISEDKIEVVRILHERMDLKNRINE, via the coding sequence ATTAAAATTGCTTGTAATGGAATTGGAGAAAACCCAGATGTCGGAAAGGAATATGACGAAATTGACAAAAACTTACTCGGATTGAAATCTGAAAAACACATCATCTTTTACAAATTGATTTCAGAGGACAAAATTGAAGTTGTCAGAATTTTGCACGAACGAATGGACTTGAAAAATAGAATAAACGAATAA
- a CDS encoding type II toxin-antitoxin system ParD family antitoxin, translating into MKNTSISLGNYFDQFVQTQVSTGRYKNVSEVIRAGLRLLENEESKVIALRNAIQEGLNSPLVEDFDFDENLRRLKAEKKKNG; encoded by the coding sequence ATGAAAAATACATCGATATCATTAGGAAATTATTTTGACCAATTTGTGCAGACACAAGTTTCTACTGGGCGATATAAAAATGTGAGTGAGGTAATCAGAGCTGGGCTTCGACTTTTAGAAAACGAAGAAAGTAAAGTAATTGCGTTACGGAATGCAATTCAAGAAGGTCTGAATAGTCCACTAGTTGAGGATTTTGACTTTGACGAAAATCTGAGACGTCTGAAAGCTGAAAAGAAAAAAAATGGCTAA
- the crcB gene encoding fluoride efflux transporter CrcB has protein sequence MKQILLVFVGGGFGSVLRFLIGKYLNNPQTDIPYGTFAANILGSLLIGIILGLAAKNNTLSQNQTLLLATGFCGGFTTFSTFAYENHEFLKAGDFTSFAFYTIASFVVGFLAVFLGIFLVK, from the coding sequence ATGAAACAGATTTTACTGGTTTTTGTTGGTGGTGGTTTTGGTAGTGTGCTGCGTTTTTTGATTGGCAAATATTTAAACAATCCACAAACGGACATCCCTTACGGCACTTTTGCAGCCAATATTTTAGGCAGTTTACTCATTGGCATCATTTTGGGCTTAGCCGCCAAAAACAATACCCTTTCGCAAAACCAAACCTTGCTTTTGGCCACCGGATTCTGTGGCGGCTTTACCACCTTTAGCACCTTCGCTTACGAAAATCATGAATTCTTAAAAGCAGGCGACTTTACCAGTTTTGCGTTTTATACCATTGCTAGTTTTGTTGTAGGCTTTTTAGCTGTGTTTTTAGGGATTTTTTTGGTGAAGTAA